A genomic segment from Vanacampus margaritifer isolate UIUO_Vmar chromosome 3, RoL_Vmar_1.0, whole genome shotgun sequence encodes:
- the sart3 gene encoding spliceosome associated factor 3, U4/U6 recycling protein isoform X1: MAAASNAEPTHLQDMEEDDAEMDEQEMDSESDGEEGMGEDNSDDEEDETSEDEKENEAEIQRLEEQLSINAFDYNCHVDLIKLLKHEGELLRLRKARQKMSELFPLTEEIWLDWLKDEIRLTEEEPNREKVNELFEKAIKDYICPDIWLEYAQYSIGGMGSPGGIERVRSVFERAITAVGIHMTKGQTVWEAYREFENAILATVQPPPGKIPSHDEQELLNKQLQRIHTLFRRQLAIPLMDMEATYAEYEEWSDHGPPDEMLHQYKTALQQREKYKPFEESLLVAETPKLAEYQAYIDFEMKLGDPARIQMTFERTLAENCLVPDMWIKYTTYLDRQLKIKDLVLSTHDRAVRNCPWTMTLWKSYLQAVERHGGTHPTVSDLFEKALNAGFIQARDYVEIWQVYLDYLRRRVDFSQESSKELEELRGSFARCLDYMKQDVEERFGESGDPSCNIMQIWARIEALHCKNMQKARELWDSIMTKGNAKYANMWLEYYNLERAYGDSVHCRKALHRAVQCTSDYPEHVCEVLLTFERVEGSLEDWDVAVQKTETRLNRVNEQRAKVAEKEAIQAQHEEEQFEQRRKARADKRTQKKVPKRGRFVEKRKAEHGLGQEEWTDHAAQAPKRHRGNGEPSKEEHIKTLKLDVCEMTAPPGYKGSTGPGYNKAQQASGQKQSNDNTEFRNDDNSVFVSNLSYTLEDPEAKLRTLFETCGSIKQIRLISTNKGTFKGYGYVQFENCESVSEALKLDRREVEDRPMFVSPCVDKNKNPDFKVFKYNTSMEKHKIFIQGLPFSCTKEQLEVISNNHGTIKEVRLVTFRSGKPKGLAYVEFANEAQASQAVLKMDGMCIDGNKISVAISNPPRRNTSKPGPSQPTTNLTPQHLHGARGRGRTQLSLLPRSLNRQSGPASKVENGTASKEGSGDAKPLSNADFAKMLLKK, encoded by the exons ATGGCAGCGGCGAGCAACGCAGAGCCTACGCATTTGCAAGATATGGAAGAGGACGACGCGGAGATGGACGAGCAGGAAATGGACTCGGAGAGCGACGGCGAGGAGGGCATGGGAGAAGACAATtcggacgacgaagaggacGAGACGTCAGAAGACGAGAAGGAAAATGAAGCCGAGATCCAACGCCTGGAAGAGCAG CTATCGATCAATGCTTTCGACTACAACTGCCATGTTGACCTCATCAAACTCTTGAAGCATGAGGGTGAGCTTCTTCGTCTGCGAAAGGCAAGGCAGAAGATGAGTGAACTTTTTCCTCTCACAGAAG AGATCTGGCTAGATTGGCTCAAGGATGAGATTCGCCTGACTGAAGAAGAACCAAATCGAGAAAAAGTGAATGAACTTTTTGAGAAAGCTATAAAAGACTACATTT GCCCAGATATCTGGTTGGAATATGCCCAATATTCTATTGGTGGCATGGGATCGCCAGGTGGCATTGAAAGGGTGAGATCCGTTTTCGAGAGAGCCATCACAGCTGTTGGGATTCACATGACCAAGGGGCAAACTGTGTGGGAGGCGTACAGAGAATTTGAGAATGCCATTCTGGCCACAGTACAG CCTCCTCCTGGCAAGATTCCCAGCCACGACGAGCAAGAGCTGCTGAACAAGCAGCTTCAGCGCATCCACACGCTGTTTCGCCGCCAGCTGGCCATCCCCTTAATGG acATGGAGGCAACATATGCAGAATATGAAGAATGGTCTGACCATGGGCCACCTGATGAAATGTTGCATCAGTACAAAACAGCTTTGCAGCAGAGGGAGAAGTACAAGCCTTTCGAAGAGTCACTG CTGGTGGCAGAGACGCCTAAACTGGCCGAATATCAGGCCTACATCGATTTCGAAATGAAGTTAGGAGACCCGGCCCGCATCCAGATGACGTTTGAGCGGACTCTGGCGGAGAACTGCCTGGTACCGGACATGTGGATCAAATACACCACATATCTC GACCGTCAACTGAAAATCAAGGATCTGGTTCTCTCCACTCATGATCGTGCTGTCAGAAACTGCCCGTGGACTATGACTCTGTGGAAGAGCTATTTGCAAGCTGTAGAGAGGCACGGGGGCACTCATCCAACTGTTTCAG ATTTGTTTGAAAAGGCTTTGAATGCAGGCTTCATTCAAGCTCGGGATTACGTGGAGATCTGGCAGGTTTATCTGGACTACCTGAGGAGACGTGTGGATTTCAGCCAAG AGTCAAGTAAAGAATTGGAGGAGCTACGAGGGTCTTTCGCTCGCTGCCTGGACTACATGAAGCAAGATGTTGAAGAAA GATTTGGGGAAAGTGGAGACCCTTCCTGTAATATAATGCAGATCTGGGCAAGGATAGAG GCCCTTCATtgtaaaaacatgcaaaaagcCAGAGAACTGTGGGACAGCATCATGACTAAAGGGAACGCCAAATACGCCAACATGTGGCTGGAGTACTACAACCTTGAAAG AGCGTACGGAGATTCTGTCCACTGTCGAAAAGCGCTTCACAGAGCAGTCCAGTGCACCTCCGACTACCCGGAACACGTGTGTGAGGTCCTGCTCACTTTTGAGCGAGTGGAAG GCTCTTTGGAGGACTGGGATGTGGCAGTCCAGAAAACCGAGACTCGTCTAAACAGAGTTAATGAGCAACGGGCAAAG GTGGCAGAGAAAGAAGCCATCCAGGCTCAACACGAGGAGGAACAATTTGAGCAGAGGCGGAAGGCCAGGGCGGACAAGCGGACTCAGAAGAAAGTTCCGAAAAGGGGACGATTTGTGGAGAAGAGGAAAGCAGAACACGGGCTGGGCCAGGAAGAGTGGACTGACCATGCAG CACAAGCTCCTAAGCGACACAGAGGAAATGGTGAGCCAAGCAAAGAGGAGCACATAAAGACTCTTAAACTTGACGTCTGTGAGATGACGGCTCCTCCTGGCTATAAAGGTTCAACAGGGCCTGGATACAACAAAGCCCAGCAGGCCAGTGGCCAGAAGCAAAGCAACGATAATACGGAGTTTCGGAACGATGACAACAGCGTGTTCGTTAGCAACCTGTCGTACACCCTGGAGGATCCCGAGGCCAAACTGAGGACACTCTTTGAGACATGTGGATCTATCAAACAGATTCGCCTCATCTCCACCAACAAAGGGACCTTCAAGGGCTATGGCTATGTGCAGTTTGAAAACTGCGAGTCCGTCTCGGAAGCTCTCAAACTGGACAGACGGGAAGTGGAGGACAGGCCTATGTTTGTGTCGCCATGTGTAGACAAGAACAAGAACCCAGACTTCAAG GTGTTCAAGTACAACACATctatggaaaaacacaaaatcttCATCCAAGGCCTTCCATTTTCCTGCACCAAGGAGCAACTGGAAGTAATCAGCAACAATCACGGCACCATTAAGGAAGTTCGTCTCGTTACATTCCGTTCAGGAAAGCCCAAG GGTCTGGCGTATGTTGAATTTGCAAATGAAGCGCAGGCTTCTCAGGCAGTGTTGAAAATGGACGGCATGTGCATAGACGGGAACAAAATCTCTGTTGCCATAAGCAACCCTCCTCGCCGAAACACGAGCAAGCCTGGTCCCAGTCAGCCCACCACAAATCTGACGCCTCAACATCTTCACGGCGC gAGAGGGCGAGGACGCACACAGTTGTCATTGCTCCCTCGCTCTCTGAATCGCCAGAGTGGTCCCGCAAGCAAAGTGGAGAACGGGACGGCGTCGAAGGAAGGTTCCGGAGATGCAAAGCCTCTGTCCAACGCGGACTTTGCTAAGATGCTTCTGAAGAAGTGA
- the tmem119a gene encoding uncharacterized protein tmem119a, with the protein MTSRLFFHMACLTLLSLCCGMARGAPMFYNVSMDGSGDDGLELLFPKYFSTRAPVEVSGATHSPDASDTPTPTLTNTITTTIIRLKDFVLTRVVDFLEEHMLIIIVVTSVLIVIVFIICCASAMSQKRKLEAYKVPPQPSRKHPAEKNIHRGSNEVQERPYAVDHVKRVQMQSSASSPKTLRMPSKALVGERGRDVRSSPRPEVRKVRDVEEVEKWREEPKHKEQPKRREEVQHTSSQPVCTCHLKKAHH; encoded by the coding sequence ATGACATCCCGCTTGTTTTTCCATATGGCCTGCCTAACCCTGCTGTCACTGTGCTGCGGCATGGCTCGGGGCGCTCCGATGTTCTACAACGTGTCCATGGACGGTAGCGGTGACGACGGCCTGGAGCTCCTCTTCCCTAAGTATTTCTCCACCCGTGCACCTGTCGAAGTCAGCGGCGCTACCCATTCTCCCGACGCTTccgacacccccacccccaccctcaccAACACCATCACCACTACCATCATCCGTCTGAAGGACTTTGTTCTGACCAGAGTGGTGGACTTCCTGGAGGAACATATGCTCATCATCATTGTGGTCACCTCCGTTCTCATCGTCATTGTCTTTATCATCTGCTGCGCCTCTGCTATGAGTCAGAAGCGCAAGCTGGAGGCCTACAAGGTCCCTCCTCAACCTTCCAGGAAACACCCGGcggaaaaaaacatacacagagGTTCGAATGAGGTCCAGGAGAGGCCTTACGCTGTGGACCACGTCAAGAGGGTCCAGATGCAGAGCAGCGCCTCCTCGCCCAAGACCCTGCGCATGCCCTCCAAGGCGCTGGTAGGAGAAAGGGGGCGGGACGTCAGATCGTCACCACGCCCGGAGGTGAGGAAGGTCAGGGATGTGGAGGAGGTGGAGAAGTGGAGAGAGGAGCCCAAACACAAAGAGCAGCCGAAGCGCAGGGAGGAGGTGCAGCACACCTCCAGTCAGCCTGTTTGCACCTGTCATCTGAAGAAGGCCCACCATTAG
- the sart3 gene encoding spliceosome associated factor 3, U4/U6 recycling protein isoform X2: MAAASNAEPTHLQDMEEDDAEMDEQEMDSESDGEEGMGEDNSDDEEDETSEDEKENEAEIQRLEEQLSINAFDYNCHVDLIKLLKHEGELLRLRKARQKMSELFPLTEEIWLDWLKDEIRLTEEEPNREKVNELFEKAIKDYICPDIWLEYAQYSIGGMGSPGGIERVRSVFERAITAVGIHMTKGQTVWEAYREFENAILATVQPPPGKIPSHDEQELLNKQLQRIHTLFRRQLAIPLMDMEATYAEYEEWSDHGPPDEMLHQYKTALQQREKYKPFEESLLVAETPKLAEYQAYIDFEMKLGDPARIQMTFERTLAENCLVPDMWIKYTTYLDRQLKIKDLVLSTHDRAVRNCPWTMTLWKSYLQAVERHGGTHPTVSDLFEKALNAGFIQARDYVEIWQVYLDYLRRRVDFSQESSKELEELRGSFARCLDYMKQDVEERFGESGDPSCNIMQIWARIEALHCKNMQKARELWDSIMTKGNAKYANMWLEYYNLERAYGDSVHCRKALHRAVQCTSDYPEHVCEVLLTFERVEGSLEDWDVAVQKTETRLNRVNEQRAKVAEKEAIQAQHEEEQFEQRRKARADKRTQKKVPKRGRFVEKRKAEHGLGQEEWTDHAAQAPKRHRGNGSTGPGYNKAQQASGQKQSNDNTEFRNDDNSVFVSNLSYTLEDPEAKLRTLFETCGSIKQIRLISTNKGTFKGYGYVQFENCESVSEALKLDRREVEDRPMFVSPCVDKNKNPDFKVFKYNTSMEKHKIFIQGLPFSCTKEQLEVISNNHGTIKEVRLVTFRSGKPKGLAYVEFANEAQASQAVLKMDGMCIDGNKISVAISNPPRRNTSKPGPSQPTTNLTPQHLHGARGRGRTQLSLLPRSLNRQSGPASKVENGTASKEGSGDAKPLSNADFAKMLLKK, encoded by the exons ATGGCAGCGGCGAGCAACGCAGAGCCTACGCATTTGCAAGATATGGAAGAGGACGACGCGGAGATGGACGAGCAGGAAATGGACTCGGAGAGCGACGGCGAGGAGGGCATGGGAGAAGACAATtcggacgacgaagaggacGAGACGTCAGAAGACGAGAAGGAAAATGAAGCCGAGATCCAACGCCTGGAAGAGCAG CTATCGATCAATGCTTTCGACTACAACTGCCATGTTGACCTCATCAAACTCTTGAAGCATGAGGGTGAGCTTCTTCGTCTGCGAAAGGCAAGGCAGAAGATGAGTGAACTTTTTCCTCTCACAGAAG AGATCTGGCTAGATTGGCTCAAGGATGAGATTCGCCTGACTGAAGAAGAACCAAATCGAGAAAAAGTGAATGAACTTTTTGAGAAAGCTATAAAAGACTACATTT GCCCAGATATCTGGTTGGAATATGCCCAATATTCTATTGGTGGCATGGGATCGCCAGGTGGCATTGAAAGGGTGAGATCCGTTTTCGAGAGAGCCATCACAGCTGTTGGGATTCACATGACCAAGGGGCAAACTGTGTGGGAGGCGTACAGAGAATTTGAGAATGCCATTCTGGCCACAGTACAG CCTCCTCCTGGCAAGATTCCCAGCCACGACGAGCAAGAGCTGCTGAACAAGCAGCTTCAGCGCATCCACACGCTGTTTCGCCGCCAGCTGGCCATCCCCTTAATGG acATGGAGGCAACATATGCAGAATATGAAGAATGGTCTGACCATGGGCCACCTGATGAAATGTTGCATCAGTACAAAACAGCTTTGCAGCAGAGGGAGAAGTACAAGCCTTTCGAAGAGTCACTG CTGGTGGCAGAGACGCCTAAACTGGCCGAATATCAGGCCTACATCGATTTCGAAATGAAGTTAGGAGACCCGGCCCGCATCCAGATGACGTTTGAGCGGACTCTGGCGGAGAACTGCCTGGTACCGGACATGTGGATCAAATACACCACATATCTC GACCGTCAACTGAAAATCAAGGATCTGGTTCTCTCCACTCATGATCGTGCTGTCAGAAACTGCCCGTGGACTATGACTCTGTGGAAGAGCTATTTGCAAGCTGTAGAGAGGCACGGGGGCACTCATCCAACTGTTTCAG ATTTGTTTGAAAAGGCTTTGAATGCAGGCTTCATTCAAGCTCGGGATTACGTGGAGATCTGGCAGGTTTATCTGGACTACCTGAGGAGACGTGTGGATTTCAGCCAAG AGTCAAGTAAAGAATTGGAGGAGCTACGAGGGTCTTTCGCTCGCTGCCTGGACTACATGAAGCAAGATGTTGAAGAAA GATTTGGGGAAAGTGGAGACCCTTCCTGTAATATAATGCAGATCTGGGCAAGGATAGAG GCCCTTCATtgtaaaaacatgcaaaaagcCAGAGAACTGTGGGACAGCATCATGACTAAAGGGAACGCCAAATACGCCAACATGTGGCTGGAGTACTACAACCTTGAAAG AGCGTACGGAGATTCTGTCCACTGTCGAAAAGCGCTTCACAGAGCAGTCCAGTGCACCTCCGACTACCCGGAACACGTGTGTGAGGTCCTGCTCACTTTTGAGCGAGTGGAAG GCTCTTTGGAGGACTGGGATGTGGCAGTCCAGAAAACCGAGACTCGTCTAAACAGAGTTAATGAGCAACGGGCAAAG GTGGCAGAGAAAGAAGCCATCCAGGCTCAACACGAGGAGGAACAATTTGAGCAGAGGCGGAAGGCCAGGGCGGACAAGCGGACTCAGAAGAAAGTTCCGAAAAGGGGACGATTTGTGGAGAAGAGGAAAGCAGAACACGGGCTGGGCCAGGAAGAGTGGACTGACCATGCAG CACAAGCTCCTAAGCGACACAGAGGAAATG GTTCAACAGGGCCTGGATACAACAAAGCCCAGCAGGCCAGTGGCCAGAAGCAAAGCAACGATAATACGGAGTTTCGGAACGATGACAACAGCGTGTTCGTTAGCAACCTGTCGTACACCCTGGAGGATCCCGAGGCCAAACTGAGGACACTCTTTGAGACATGTGGATCTATCAAACAGATTCGCCTCATCTCCACCAACAAAGGGACCTTCAAGGGCTATGGCTATGTGCAGTTTGAAAACTGCGAGTCCGTCTCGGAAGCTCTCAAACTGGACAGACGGGAAGTGGAGGACAGGCCTATGTTTGTGTCGCCATGTGTAGACAAGAACAAGAACCCAGACTTCAAG GTGTTCAAGTACAACACATctatggaaaaacacaaaatcttCATCCAAGGCCTTCCATTTTCCTGCACCAAGGAGCAACTGGAAGTAATCAGCAACAATCACGGCACCATTAAGGAAGTTCGTCTCGTTACATTCCGTTCAGGAAAGCCCAAG GGTCTGGCGTATGTTGAATTTGCAAATGAAGCGCAGGCTTCTCAGGCAGTGTTGAAAATGGACGGCATGTGCATAGACGGGAACAAAATCTCTGTTGCCATAAGCAACCCTCCTCGCCGAAACACGAGCAAGCCTGGTCCCAGTCAGCCCACCACAAATCTGACGCCTCAACATCTTCACGGCGC gAGAGGGCGAGGACGCACACAGTTGTCATTGCTCCCTCGCTCTCTGAATCGCCAGAGTGGTCCCGCAAGCAAAGTGGAGAACGGGACGGCGTCGAAGGAAGGTTCCGGAGATGCAAAGCCTCTGTCCAACGCGGACTTTGCTAAGATGCTTCTGAAGAAGTGA
- the iscua gene encoding iron-sulfur cluster assembly enzyme ISCU encodes MAMALRKSALLLNTRLLCPELKILCSYHKKVLDHYENPRNVGSLDKNAKNVGTGLVGAPACGDVMKLQVEVDKNGKIVDAKFKTFGCGSAIASSSLATEWVKGKSIDEALRIKNTDIAKELCLPPVKLHCSMLAEDALKAALSDYRIKQNKEEQSVKASG; translated from the exons ATGGCGATGGCCTTACGAAAGTCTGCGTTGTTGTTGAATACAAGGCTACTCTGTCCAGAGCTAAAGATTCTCTGCTCATATCACAAGAAG GTTTTGGACCACTATGAAAACCCAAGAAATGTGGGCTCTTTGgataaaaatgccaaaaatgtgGGGACTGGTTTAGTGGGCGCACCAGCTTGTGGCGACGTCATGAAACTCCAA GTTGAAGTGGATAAAAATGGTAAGATCGTGGACGCCAAATTTAAGACATTTGGCTGCGGCTCGGCCATTGCTTCCAGCTCTCTCGCGACTGAGTGGGTGAAAGGGAAGTCG ATCGATGAAGCTTTGAGGATCAAGAACACCGACATTGCAAAAGAACTCTGCCTTCCGCCTGTCAAGCTTCATTGTTCCA TGCTTGCAGAAGACGCTCTAAAAGCAGCCCTGTCAGACtacagaataaaacaaaacaaagaggaGCAGAGTGTCAAAGCCAGTGGTTAA